The genomic stretch CTTTTCTACCCATATCCTTTCTGAAGTGGAAGTGCTCTGTGATGAGATCCGGATGATTGAGCAGGGGAAACTGGTCTTTGCGGGCAGCATGGATAATTTCAGGAATTATGTAAAGCCCCGCAGCGTCCTGGTGCTAATGGAAGCGGCGCCTTCGGAACAGGCCCTGCTGGCCATTCCCGGTGTTACGCAGGTGAAGTTTTTAACGGCCAGGCAACTAAGGATCTTCTTTGAAGAGGGCGCGGATATTTCCGAAGCGCTGATCCGGGCCAGCCTGGACCAGCAGTGGCAGCTCAAGGAGCTGACGCCCGACAGGATCTCGCTGGACCTCATTTTTGCCCAATTATCAAATGCTGCCAACCGGTAGTTGGTAAACTTTTTATTATGACTATGATCTTCAGGATAGCCAGGCTGGAACTGAGCACGCTGTTCTACTCGCCCGTGGCCTGGCTGGTGCTTATTGTATTCAGCTTTCAGAATGGTTTTCATTATGCATACCTGGTGGACATGCTGAATAGTATGCAGGAGGCAGGTATGAACATCCCCCCGCTGACACAGGCCTTCTTCACCAACCCCTTAACAGAGGGGTTGTTTATCAACGTGCAGCAGAAGCTGTTCCTGTTCATGCCCCTGCTCACTATGGGGCTGATGAGCCGGGAAATAGGCAGCGGCTCTATCAAGCTGCTCTTTTCCTCACCCGTCAGCACCACGCAGATAGTCATGGGCAAATTCCTGTCCATGATGGTGTATGCAGGTATGTTGCTCCTGCTGCTCTGTCCTTACATTATTGCAGCGTATTATGCGGTACCCAATCTTGATCTGCCTTTTCTCCTGGGTGGTCTGCTGGGCCTGTACCTGCTGGCCTGCTCCTATGCAGCCATCGGGCTTTTCATGTCCTGCCTCACTTCTTACCAGGTAGTGGCGGCTATCAGTACCCTGGTGGTGCTGAGTATCCTCAATTATATCGGCAGGCTGGGGCAGGGGATGGACCTGGTCCGTGACCTCACTTACCTGCTGTCTATTGCCGGCCGGGCCGACCAGATGATTGCCGGTCTGGTCATCAGCAAGGATGTAGTGTATTTCCTGGTCTATATCTCCCTGTTCCTCGGTTTCAGTATCCTGAAACTGAAAGCAGGCCGGCAGTCGAAGTCTTTCCTGGTGCATACTGCCCGTTACACCGGGCTGTTGCTGGCAGCGCTCATCATTGGCTATATCAGCACCCGCCCGGGCCTGCTGGCCTATGCTGACCTGACCGTCAATAAGGAACGTACGCTGACACCCGCCAGCCAGGAGCTGATCAGCCAGCTGAAAGGACCGGTGACCATCACCACCTATGCCAATGCGCTGGACAATTACTTCTATTACATGAAACCGGATCAGCGGAATGTTGACCTGGCGCGTACGGACGACTGGCGGCGGTTTATGCCCGGTCTCAAAGAAGAGTACGTATACTATTACGATACCTCTACCAATGACTACCTCTTCAGTTCCAACCCCAACCTTTCGGTGGAAGGGATTGCCCGGAAAATAGCAAAGACAGAAAAAATAGACCCCGGTATTTTTCTTACCCCACAGCAGATCCGGGAGCGGATCAACCTGCTGCCGGAAGAGAACCGTATAGTACGGGTGGTGACCATGGGGGATCGGCAGGCCGTGCTGCGGTTGTTTGAAGATAATTTTATCTTCCCCAGTGAACCAGAGATCGCTGCTGCTATGAAGCAGCTGCTGGAACCCTCGCCGGTAGTGGGTTTCCTGGCAGGGCATGGGGAGCGGAATATCCGTGAGATCCGGGAGCGGGATCATAAGATCATGACTGCCGCCCTAACGGTGCGGGGGGCTTTGGTCAACCAGGGCTTTTCCCTCCGGGAGATCACAGAAGGGCAGCCATTGGATCCTGCAACCTTGTCGGTATTAGTGATCTCTGATCCGCTGGAGCCATTGAGTGAGCAACTGTTAAGCGATATCCGGAACTATGTGAACAAAGGCGGAAACCTGATGGTATTGTCGGAACCTGGCAGGCAGGCCCTGCTGGCGCCTTTGCTGGCTACCTGGGGTATCAGCCTGCAACCGGGGGTATTGGTGCAGCATAACAGGGATGTGCAACCCGACCTGGTCCTGAATGATTTTTCTCCTGGCTGCCCGGTCTTTGCGCCGGATTTTGAAAGGATGAAGGCCAATCCTGTGCCCATCATTATGACGGGCGCCGCTTCACTGAGCTGGACGCCGGACAGCAGTTTCCGCTATGTGCCGGTGATGCAGACCGCTCCGGGTAAGGCCTGGAGGACCACGGACCTGATAGAGCCTGATAAGGCCAATAAGCAATACAGCGCCCTGCCCGGTGATACCGGCCAGGCGCAGGTAACGGCCCTGGCACTCCTGCGCACGCACAATGGACGGGAACAGAAGATCCTG from Candidatus Pseudobacter hemicellulosilyticus encodes the following:
- a CDS encoding Gldg family protein; protein product: MTMIFRIARLELSTLFYSPVAWLVLIVFSFQNGFHYAYLVDMLNSMQEAGMNIPPLTQAFFTNPLTEGLFINVQQKLFLFMPLLTMGLMSREIGSGSIKLLFSSPVSTTQIVMGKFLSMMVYAGMLLLLLCPYIIAAYYAVPNLDLPFLLGGLLGLYLLACSYAAIGLFMSCLTSYQVVAAISTLVVLSILNYIGRLGQGMDLVRDLTYLLSIAGRADQMIAGLVISKDVVYFLVYISLFLGFSILKLKAGRQSKSFLVHTARYTGLLLAALIIGYISTRPGLLAYADLTVNKERTLTPASQELISQLKGPVTITTYANALDNYFYYMKPDQRNVDLARTDDWRRFMPGLKEEYVYYYDTSTNDYLFSSNPNLSVEGIARKIAKTEKIDPGIFLTPQQIRERINLLPEENRIVRVVTMGDRQAVLRLFEDNFIFPSEPEIAAAMKQLLEPSPVVGFLAGHGERNIREIRERDHKIMTAALTVRGALVNQGFSLREITEGQPLDPATLSVLVISDPLEPLSEQLLSDIRNYVNKGGNLMVLSEPGRQALLAPLLATWGISLQPGVLVQHNRDVQPDLVLNDFSPGCPVFAPDFERMKANPVPIIMTGAASLSWTPDSSFRYVPVMQTAPGKAWRTTDLIEPDKANKQYSALPGDTGQAQVTALALLRTHNGREQKILVAADADWLSNTEYRRFLPPASRNVRLGIQLFSWFADNRFPIDIYRPEARDKTLRVTEKGIAIQQTIFWIIIPATLLLSAVILLIRRVRK